The sequence below is a genomic window from Sorangiineae bacterium MSr12523.
TGCCCACGAGAACGTCGAATTCCCCCAATCGCAGATCCCGCAGAATCTCGATACGCTCCAACGTATCGATATCGGAGTGCAAATACCGAATACGAACTTTGAGTTCGCGGTAGTAATCGGTCAGGTCCTCGGCCATGCGCTTGGTCAAGGTCGTGCAGAGCACGCGCTCGTTCTTGGCCGCGCGATCGCGAATCTCCGTGAGAAGGTCGTCGACCTGCCCGGATACCGGACGCACTTCCACCTGCGGATCGGTAAGGCCCGTGGGGCGAATCAATTGTTCGACGACGACGCCTTGGGCCTTCTGTAGTTCGTATTCACCCGGGGTGGCCGAAACGTAAATTGCTTGTTTGACCCGCTCCTCGAATTCCTCGAATTTGAGCGGCCGATTGTCCATCGCGCTGGGCAAGCGGAATCCGTATTCCGACAGCGTCTCTTTGCGCGCGCGGTCGCCGCGGTACATCGCCGATACCTGCGGCACCGTCTGGTGCGACTCGTCGACGATGACCAGGAAGCCCTCGCGGAAATAATCGAGCAACGTCGGAGGCGGCTCGCCCGCGGCGCGCCCGGAGAGGTGGCGCGAGTAGTTCTCGATGCCCGTGCAGAACCCCATCTGCTCCATCATTTCGATGTCGTATTGGGTTCGCTGCTCCAGGCGCTGCTTCTCCAGGAAGCGCCCTTCCCGATCGAAGAGGGCCAGCCGATCCTGCAGCTCGTCGCGGATGCTCGAGATGGCCCGGCGCATCTGCTCCTGCGGCGTCACGTAGTGCGAACCGGGGTAGATCGCGTAGCGGTCGAGCGAACCTTTCACCTTGCCGCGCAGCGGGTCCACCTCGCGGATGGCCTCGATGGTGTCGCCGAAGAACTCGACGCGAATGGCGGTGTCCTGCTCGTAGGCCGGAAAAACCTCGACGATATCGCCGCGCACACGGAAGGTGCTTCGGTGGAAGTCGACGTCGTTTCGCTCGTATTGAATGTCGACCAGCATGCGCAGAAGCGTGTCGCGCCGGAATTCCTCGCCGGTCTTCAGGTCGATGAGCAGGCCATGGTACGTCTCGGCGCTACCGATGCCGTAGATGCAGCTCACCGAGGCCACGATGATGACGTCGCGGCGCGAGAGCAGCGCGCGCGTGGCCGAGTGGCGCATGCGGTCGATCGCGTCGTTCACGATCGCGTCCTTGTCGATGTACGTGTCGCTCGACGGGACGTACGCTTCGGGCTGGTAATAATCGTAGTAGCTGACGAAGTACTCGACGGCGTTGCTCGGGAAGAGCTCCTTCATCTCGCCGTAGAGCTGCGCGGCCAGCGTCTTGTTCGGCGCAAGGATGAGCGCCGGCTTTTGGCTCTGGGCGATCACGTTGGCAATCGTGAAGGTCTTGCCCGAGCCGGTGATGCCGAGCAGGACCTGATGCTGCTCGCCCCGTCTCACACCATCGACCAACTCTCGGATGGCCGCCGGTTGATCCCCCTTGGGCTCGAAAGGTGTCGCAAGTTGGAATACTCCGGACATGGACCTCCCATCATCGAACGGCAGCTACCTTAGCGCAAGTGGTGGCTTGCTCCGAACAAGGTCGTTCAGGTTTTGGGGGGCTCCGCCTCCGACGTCCAGGCTTTGGGGGGCTCCGCCTCCCCAGGCCCCCGAGAGGAAGCCCCCGAGAGGCCGAAGAGTCCGCCGCACATTGTGGCGGGCCGTCTTTTCTTCGGTCACGATAAAGTGGCCGGAATGACATCTAGGCCGCCGCCTCCCCCCGCTGGACCTTCGCGCATATCCACTCTGCCGCCTCAGAAAACCCAGGTGGCATTTCTCGGCCTCGGCGCCATGGGCGCACCGATGGCCGCGAACGTGGCGCGCAAAGGTTTCGCGCTCCAAGTTTGGAATCGCCATCACGAGCGCGCCCAATCGCTCACGGCGCTAGGGGCCAAGGTCAAATCGTCGCCCGCGGAGTGCGCGCGTGGGGCTCGCGTCATCGTCACGATGGTGCGCGACGAGTCCGTGCTCCTGCAGCTGCTCTCGCGGCCGGATGGCATTCTGGCCGGCATGGACAAGGACGCCGTCATCGTCGACATGTCCACCATCGGGCGCGCGGGCGCGCTCAAGGCCGCAGCGATCATCAAAGAAGCGGGCGGGCGCTTCGTCGATTCGCCGGTGGGCGGCACGGTGGGGCCTGCGGAACGCGGCGAGCTCGTGGCGTTCGCGGGCGGACGCTTGAACGATGTCTCGCGCGCGCAGCCGGTGCTCCTGGCGATGTGCAAGCGCATCATCCACGCCGGCGACGTGGGCCAAGGGCAAGCGCTCAAGGTGCTGGTCAACGGCCTCGGCGTGCACCACCTCATTGCGTACACGAGCATGCTCGCGCTCGGCGAACGCGCAGGCCTGACCCGGCGGACCATCGTCGAGGCCTTTTCCATCGGAGCGTTCGCCTCGCCGCAGTACGTGGGCAAGAAGGAAAAGATGCTCGCGAAGGATTATTCCCCGGAGTTCAGCCTGGATCTGATGCTGAAAGACGCGCTCCTCAACGTGGATCTTCAGCAGGAGGCAGGGCTGCCGCTCCCCGTCCTGCGCGAGGCACTGCGGGCCATCGAGAATGCCATCGAGGAAGGGCTCGGTGAGGAGGATCTGTTCGCGCTCGAGAAATACTATCGAAACCTCTGATAGTGTTCCTCGCCTCCCGTGTCGTTCGTCGCTGCGCTCGCCCTGTTCGTCGGTGTTCTCGTGGTCGCGCCTTACCTGGCGCACCGCCTGCGGCGTAAACGCGCCGACGATCGGCCCTTCGCGCCCGCGCACCTGGTGCCCCCGGCGCCGCCCCGGGCGCGGCGTCGCTCGCGGCTGGAAGATCGCGCGCTCTTTGCCACACGCGCGCTCGCTGTGTTGGCGCTGGCGCTGCTCGGGGCATCGCCCCTCGTGCGATGCTCGCGGCTCGCGTTGCAGCGTTCCAGCGGTGCGTCGGTGGCGTTGGCCATCGTCCTCGACGACTCGATGAGCATGCGCGTGCGGCTCGACGGCGGAAAAACCCGCTTCGAGCGTGCGCTGGATGGCGCGCGCGAGCTGCTCGGTTCGGCGCGTGAAGGCGACGCCGTGGCCATCGTGGCTGCGGGCGAGCCCGCACGCGTGGCGCTCGCCGCAACCACGGATCTGCGTGCGGCGCAGGCCGCGCTGGATGGGCTCACGGAGAGCGATCGCGCGACCGATCTGGAAGGCGCCATCGCCATGGCGCGCGCGCTGGTGGGCCAGCTTCCGCAGGTGGACAAGCGCGTCGTCGTGCTGAGCGATCTCGCCGATGGGCACTCGGACAAACCGCCGCTCGGCGAAGGAAGCGAGATGCCCGTGTGGATTGCGCTTCCAGAGCTTCGTGCCTCGGGAACGGACTGCGCGCTGCTCTCCGCCGATCGCGCGGGCCTGCGCGTGCGCGTGCGCGTTGCGTGCAGCCCGGGAGCGACGGCGCAGGGGCGCGAGATCACGCTCTCCGCGGGGGAAACCGTGGTGGCGAAGGGCGCCGCCCCGCAGACCGCGCCGGCCGATGCCGTGTTGATGCTCTCCGCGGAGCCGACGGGCGAGCTCATTGCGCAGCTGGGTGGCGCCGACGCCATTGCGACCGACGACGTCGCCACGGTGATGACCGAGAGCGGGCCCGGTGCGCTGGCCGTCATCGGCGATACCGCAGCGGAATCGGCGGCCACCGGCGGTGCACCGCTCATCGAGCAGGCGCTGGCCGCGCTCAAGCTCGAGATCGGCGTGCGCCCCATTCCGGTGTTCCCGGAGCGCGCTGAAGATCTCGCGCCGTTCGTGGGCGTGGTGCTCGACGATCCGCCGGGGCTCACCCCGGAGCAGCGCCGCGCGCTCGGTGACTTCATGGACAACGGCGGCGTGGTGCTGCTCGCGCTGGGGCCGCGCGCGGCGGTGGCACCGCTCGGAGCCTCGCTCGAGCCGATTCTCGCGCACGCGGTGCGCTGGGAGCTCACCAAGGTGCCGGGCGCCGATCCGGGCAGCCCGCGCGCGGGGCTCGAGGAGGCGGCGAGCACGATGCTCGAGCTCGATGCGAACCACCGTGCCATTCTCGATGCGGAGGACATCGGCAAGCTGAATACGCTCCTCGCGTGGAAGGACGGCCCCCCGCTGGTGGCCACGCGCACGGCAGGTCGCGGCGAAGCGTGGCTCGTCACACTGCCCTTCAGCATCGACAGCAGCGATTTGACCCTGCGCCCCGGATTCCTCTCGTTGCTCGACATGTGGGTCGAACGGGCACGCATGCACGCCTCCGCACGACGCGGTGAGGTGGCCGCCCCGTGGGTCTTTCCGGGTGTGCGACGCCTCGTCGTCACCGGCCCAAAGGGACCGATCGAGGCGCAACGCGATGGTTCGACCTGGCGTGTGAGCCCGCCCCTCATCGGGAATTACCGCGTCGAATTCGACGATGGAAAGCGGGAAATCCGCATTGCCACACCGAGCGCGCGCGAGCTCGACATGCGCCCGCGCGCGGCCGCGCCCAACACCGCCGGCCGCGATTTCGGCGATACGCGTGCCGCGGTCGATGTCTCCTGGGTGGTGGCGCTCATCCTCCTCTTTCTCACCGCGTGCGAGCTCGGGCTGCGCGTCTTTTCGTCCACCGTACGCCCCGTCGAACCGTGAGATACTGACGGCATGATCTCGTTCCAGAGAGCACTTGCGTTGCTCGTGTTCGTGACCGGGTGTTCGGGCCCAGGTCTCTATGGTCACTCGCCTCGTTATGCCCCCCTGCCCGACGAAGAATCGGCCGCCGCAGGTGTTCGCGAGTACGACCCGGTCATGTATGCGCGCGAGCCCGAGGAATGGAAAAAGCGAAAGAGCTCGCTCTTCGGCGTCGTGACATCGCGCACGCCCGGCGCAGGCGGCGCGGCCTACCTTACCGTCACCGTGCGAAGGCTGGAGCCGCGCAACCTCTGCGACAGCATCAACTCCGATGACACGTGCCGCGTCACCGTGAGCGATCGCGACTTCGGCGCCGTCCACGCGTTGGTTCGTCTCAAGCCGGAGGACGACGTCGGCGAGATTTCGCTCGGCCCGGGATCGCTCGTGCGCGTGATCGGCACCTTTGGACAGGACACGGACGCCGGCGATGGAGGCCCCATCCTCCGCGCCGACTATTACCGCCACTGGCCGCGTGGCTACTTCGTCACGCGCGCCGACGCCAACGAGATGCGACAGTGAACACCGAGATCAAGCTTCCCGCGCTGGCCACGGCGCATTC
It includes:
- the uvrB gene encoding excinuclease ABC subunit UvrB, whose product is MSGVFQLATPFEPKGDQPAAIRELVDGVRRGEQHQVLLGITGSGKTFTIANVIAQSQKPALILAPNKTLAAQLYGEMKELFPSNAVEYFVSYYDYYQPEAYVPSSDTYIDKDAIVNDAIDRMRHSATRALLSRRDVIIVASVSCIYGIGSAETYHGLLIDLKTGEEFRRDTLLRMLVDIQYERNDVDFHRSTFRVRGDIVEVFPAYEQDTAIRVEFFGDTIEAIREVDPLRGKVKGSLDRYAIYPGSHYVTPQEQMRRAISSIRDELQDRLALFDREGRFLEKQRLEQRTQYDIEMMEQMGFCTGIENYSRHLSGRAAGEPPPTLLDYFREGFLVIVDESHQTVPQVSAMYRGDRARKETLSEYGFRLPSAMDNRPLKFEEFEERVKQAIYVSATPGEYELQKAQGVVVEQLIRPTGLTDPQVEVRPVSGQVDDLLTEIRDRAAKNERVLCTTLTKRMAEDLTDYYRELKVRIRYLHSDIDTLERIEILRDLRLGEFDVLVGINLLREGLDLPEVSLVAIFDADKEGFLRSPRSLIQTIGRAARNVNGRVIMYADHITPAMKQAIEETNRRRALQEDYNKEHGITPQTVVRAVMNVNPAAGTIDYLNVPKVGRDGKAGHHAVAETDDLAEKIAELRLAMFTAAENLEFETAARLRDELKRLESLSGVAASDAPPASGVSYEPYANKKGKRTTRGSGAKGKMSSPAAAKSPAAQKRASRKFR
- a CDS encoding NAD(P)-dependent oxidoreductase, translated to MAFLGLGAMGAPMAANVARKGFALQVWNRHHERAQSLTALGAKVKSSPAECARGARVIVTMVRDESVLLQLLSRPDGILAGMDKDAVIVDMSTIGRAGALKAAAIIKEAGGRFVDSPVGGTVGPAERGELVAFAGGRLNDVSRAQPVLLAMCKRIIHAGDVGQGQALKVLVNGLGVHHLIAYTSMLALGERAGLTRRTIVEAFSIGAFASPQYVGKKEKMLAKDYSPEFSLDLMLKDALLNVDLQQEAGLPLPVLREALRAIENAIEEGLGEEDLFALEKYYRNL
- a CDS encoding VWA domain-containing protein; the encoded protein is MSFVAALALFVGVLVVAPYLAHRLRRKRADDRPFAPAHLVPPAPPRARRRSRLEDRALFATRALAVLALALLGASPLVRCSRLALQRSSGASVALAIVLDDSMSMRVRLDGGKTRFERALDGARELLGSAREGDAVAIVAAGEPARVALAATTDLRAAQAALDGLTESDRATDLEGAIAMARALVGQLPQVDKRVVVLSDLADGHSDKPPLGEGSEMPVWIALPELRASGTDCALLSADRAGLRVRVRVACSPGATAQGREITLSAGETVVAKGAAPQTAPADAVLMLSAEPTGELIAQLGGADAIATDDVATVMTESGPGALAVIGDTAAESAATGGAPLIEQALAALKLEIGVRPIPVFPERAEDLAPFVGVVLDDPPGLTPEQRRALGDFMDNGGVVLLALGPRAAVAPLGASLEPILAHAVRWELTKVPGADPGSPRAGLEEAASTMLELDANHRAILDAEDIGKLNTLLAWKDGPPLVATRTAGRGEAWLVTLPFSIDSSDLTLRPGFLSLLDMWVERARMHASARRGEVAAPWVFPGVRRLVVTGPKGPIEAQRDGSTWRVSPPLIGNYRVEFDDGKREIRIATPSARELDMRPRAAAPNTAGRDFGDTRAAVDVSWVVALILLFLTACELGLRVFSSTVRPVEP